One genomic segment of Hevea brasiliensis isolate MT/VB/25A 57/8 chromosome 3, ASM3005281v1, whole genome shotgun sequence includes these proteins:
- the LOC110667112 gene encoding peroxiredoxin-2E, chloroplastic-like — MAASLSISRLLLSSPAAATTATTKSLLFPISFSSKLSFSSLPLKHQSNPLKLKRFSTKTTTTPTISATISVGDKLPDATLSYFDADGELQTTTVSSLTSGKKSIFFAVPGAFTPTCSQKHLPGFVEKSAELKAKGVDTIACVSVNDAFVMRAWKENLGIKDEVLLLSDGNGEFTKKIGCELDLRDKPVGLGVRSRRYALLAEDGVVKVLNLEEGGAFTFSGAEDMLKVL, encoded by the coding sequence ATGGCtgcttctctctccatctctagaCTTCTCCTCTCCTCCCCCGCGGCCGCCACCACCGCCACAACCAAATCCCTACTCTTTCCTATCTCCTTCTCCTCTAAACTCTCTttctcctctctccctctcaaacaccaatccaatCCACTCAAACTCAAAAGATTCTCCACCAAAACAACCACCACTCCCACAATCTCCGCCACCATTTCTGTCGGCGACAAGCTTCCGGACGCCACCCTCTCCTATTTCGACGCTGACGGGGAGCTCCAGACCACCACCGTATCCTCTCTCACTTCCGGGAAAAAGTCAATCTTCTTTGCTGTCCCTGGAGCCTTCACTCCTACCTGCTCGCAGAAACACCTTCCGGGATTCGTGGAGAAATCCGCGGAGCTAAAAGCGAAAGGGGTGGATACCATTGCTTGTGTATCGGTGAACGATGCGTTTGTTATGAGAGCTTGGAAGGAGAATTTAGGGATTAAGGACGAGGTGCTGCTTTTATCTGATGGAAATGGGGAATTCACCAAGAAAATTGGGTGTGAGCTAGATTTGCGTGATAAGCCAGTGGGATTGGGAGTGAGGTCAAGGAGATATGCCCTTTTGGCAGAGGATGGGGTCGTCAAGGTGCTCAATTTGGAAGAAGGTGGAGCTTTTACGTTCAGTGGAGCTGAAGATATGCTTAAAGTTCTTTAA